The following coding sequences are from one Helicoverpa armigera isolate CAAS_96S chromosome 2, ASM3070526v1, whole genome shotgun sequence window:
- the LOC110376242 gene encoding putative nuclease HARBI1 — translation MDVFEQIDDAAIEEERQALNYINPDQRKDRVVKGRPDNFNTWDDREFWRRFRLKKQTVELLLSLIQDKIEHNTERNQCVPPMHQLLLALRFYATGTFYVTIGDFGGLHNSTICKIVKRVTKAIATLRPNFVKLPENREEIIAIQERFHNIARFPRVIAAIDCTHIKIMSPGGDTAENYRNRKGFFSLNVQAMCTANLQFVDIVARWPGSSHDSLIFNNSAAKYRCDRGDFGNGIVLGDSGYFLNNYLLTPLSNPRTQVEQLYNESHIRSRNVIERCFGVWKRRFPVLSIGLRCKIPLAQDVIVAAAILHNLACSQSEGEPPSDPEVLIPQQPEFPPVYADNEGINSTSSTRDGIINYFESLITQ, via the exons ATGGATGTTTTTGAGCAAATCGACGACGCAGCGATTGAAGAGGAAAGGCAGGCACTGAACTATATTAACCCTGATCAGAGAAAGGACAGAGTTGTAAAAGGGAGACCTGACAATTTTAATACATGGGATGATAGGGAGTTTTGGAGAAGATTTCGCCTGAAAAAACAAACTGTAGAGCTATTACTTTCATTAATTCAGGACAAAATTGAACACAATACAGAAAG GAATCAGTGTGTTCCACCAATGCATCAACTATTACTTGCATTACGCTTTTATGCAACTGGAACTTTTTATGTAACAATTGGGGATTTTGGCGGACTGCATAATTCTACaatatgtaaaattgtaaaaagaGTGACCAAAGCTATTGCTACTTTGCGCccaaattttgtaaaattaccaGAAAATAGGGAGGAAATCATTGCCATACAAGAGCGCTTTCACAATATAGCACGATTCCCAAGAGTTATTGCAGCCATAGATTGCactcatattaaaataatgtcaccAGGAGGTGATACTGCAGAAAACTATAGGAATCGCAAAGGATTTTTCTCTTTAAATGTACAGGCCATGTGTACAGCAAACTTGCAATTTGTGGACATTGTGGCTAGGTGGCCGGGGTCAAGTCACGACAGTTTAATATTCAATAATTCAGCTGCCAAATATAGGTGTGATAGGGGTGACTTTGGTAATGGAATTGTGCTTGGTGACAGTggatatttcttaaataattacttGTTGACACCACTAAGCAATCCACGTACCCAAGTTGAACAATTGTATAATGAGTCTCATATCCGGAGTAGAAATGTGATAGAAAGGTgttttggtgtatggaaaaggAGATTCCCTGTTCTAAGTATTGGACTTAGGTGTAAAATACCTCTAGCTCAAGATGTGATTGTAGCTGCAGCCATACTACATAATTTGGCATGCAGTCAAAGTGAGGGTGAGCCACCTAGTGACCCCGAGGTATTGATACCACAACAGCCAGAATTTCCACCAGTATATGCCGACAATGAGGGAATAAACAGTACCTCTAGCACACGGGATGGcataattaactattttgaatcactaataacacaataa
- the LOC110376243 gene encoding uncharacterized protein LOC110376243 isoform X1 codes for MDKKRERASNFDKAETRLLTELVTKYKYIIENKKTDAVTNKDKEAAWGRIASSFNATTSGTTTRSSKTLKLKYEGIKKATKKKMSCRRQELYRTGGGPSNAPDFDDVEEKVLAICSNITGLEARNDSDNISDVIQSASVPLKIDLSQDDLNLKFKRFQETIQDSDIQIVMLNQETDEKDLNESASQNAEPTIIGTENGEDSYNKWGTWNPKALKSKINPVLKPTKASVTAKIDELSATRLELVHLQQEIAKKEHYFVEQEHELKMTHLRNEEIRKQELHNLMLKTMQQKD; via the exons atggataaAAAGCGTGAGCGTGCAAGCAATTTCGATAAAGCCGAAACGCGGTTATTGACGGAATTGGTTAccaaatataagtatataattgaaaacaaaaaaacggACGCCGTGACCAATAAAGATAAGGAGGCTGCCTGGGGCAGAATAGCTTCTTCTTTTAATGCAACTACTAGTGGTACCACGACACGTAGctctaaaacattaaaattaaaatatgaaggtATCAAAAAGGCCACGAAGAAGAAGATGTCCTGTCGCAGGCAGGAACTTTATCGCACAGGTGGCGGGCCATCTAATGCTCCTGATTTCGATGACGTGGAGGAGAAAGTGCTGGCTATATGTTCCAACATTACAGGATTGGAAGCACGCAATGATAGTGATAACATTTCag ATGTAATCCAATCTGCATCTGTCCCTCTGAAAATTGATTTGTCTCAGGATgaccttaatttaaaatttaaaagatttCAAGAAACAATTCAAGATAGTGACATACAGATTGTGATGTTGAATCAAGAAACTGAtg aaaaggaTTTGAATGAAAGCGCCAGTCAAAATGCAGAACCAACAATTATTGGCACTGAGAATGGTGAAG ATTCTTATAACAAATGGGGCACATGGAACCCAAAAGCattgaaaagtaaaattaaccCAGTTTTAAAACCAACTAAGGCCAGCGTTACTGCAAAAATAGACGAATTAAGTGCTACAAGACTAGAACTTGTGCATCTTCAACAAGAGATAGcaaaaaaagaacattattttgttgaacAAGAGCACGAGTTGAAAATGACACACCTTCGAAATGAAGAAATCAGGAAACAAGAGTTACATAATTTGATGCTTAAGACAATGCAACAGAAAGATTag
- the LOC110376243 gene encoding uncharacterized protein LOC110376243 isoform X2, with protein MDKKRERASNFDKAETRLLTELVTKYKYIIENKKTDAVTNKDKEAAWGRIASSFNATTSGTTTRSSKTLKLKYEGIKKATKKKMSCRRQELYRTGGGPSNAPDFDDVEEKVLAICSNITGLEARNDSDNISDVIQSASVPLKIDLSQDDLNLKFKRFQETIQDSDIQIVMLNQETDDSYNKWGTWNPKALKSKINPVLKPTKASVTAKIDELSATRLELVHLQQEIAKKEHYFVEQEHELKMTHLRNEEIRKQELHNLMLKTMQQKD; from the exons atggataaAAAGCGTGAGCGTGCAAGCAATTTCGATAAAGCCGAAACGCGGTTATTGACGGAATTGGTTAccaaatataagtatataattgaaaacaaaaaaacggACGCCGTGACCAATAAAGATAAGGAGGCTGCCTGGGGCAGAATAGCTTCTTCTTTTAATGCAACTACTAGTGGTACCACGACACGTAGctctaaaacattaaaattaaaatatgaaggtATCAAAAAGGCCACGAAGAAGAAGATGTCCTGTCGCAGGCAGGAACTTTATCGCACAGGTGGCGGGCCATCTAATGCTCCTGATTTCGATGACGTGGAGGAGAAAGTGCTGGCTATATGTTCCAACATTACAGGATTGGAAGCACGCAATGATAGTGATAACATTTCag ATGTAATCCAATCTGCATCTGTCCCTCTGAAAATTGATTTGTCTCAGGATgaccttaatttaaaatttaaaagatttCAAGAAACAATTCAAGATAGTGACATACAGATTGTGATGTTGAATCAAGAAACTGAtg ATTCTTATAACAAATGGGGCACATGGAACCCAAAAGCattgaaaagtaaaattaaccCAGTTTTAAAACCAACTAAGGCCAGCGTTACTGCAAAAATAGACGAATTAAGTGCTACAAGACTAGAACTTGTGCATCTTCAACAAGAGATAGcaaaaaaagaacattattttgttgaacAAGAGCACGAGTTGAAAATGACACACCTTCGAAATGAAGAAATCAGGAAACAAGAGTTACATAATTTGATGCTTAAGACAATGCAACAGAAAGATTag